Sequence from the Symbiopectobacterium purcellii genome:
AGCCCATGCGTCGGTTTACCGCCTGTGCCTTTACATTACGCGCCGCTCTGTCGCACCCGCGCCAACAGCGCAGCGGCATCGGGAATATCACTTGCAGTCAGAATCAACGTTTTACCCAATTCAACGGCGTGACGCTGGCAGGCGTGGCGCGCCTGCGGCTCCACGATGTTTGCCAAATCGGCAACGTGCGAGAAGCCTATCGCGCGCCGAATCAATTCTGTACCGGCGTAACCCAGGGTGTCCTGCCACACGTGTTTGAGGAACTGCTCTGCATACCCTGATTCCACCAGCGCCGGATCGCGGCCGTACACCTCAATCAACGCGCTAAAACGTACGGAAAAGGCGTGCCACAGCGCGGTGATATCCTGTAAACGGTTATCGCGCGCAGCGGCGGCGTCTCGCGGGGCCAGCAGCCCTGGCAGGCCACAGAAATTCAGTAACAGGTTGCCCAGCACGGTGCCAATATCAAACCCGATGGGCCCATAGAAACCGAATTCTGCATCAATCACTTTCAGCGTCGTTGGCCCGACAAAAATCGAACCGCTGTGAATGTCCCCGTGCAACAGTGCCTCTGCGTTCGCCAGAAAACGGTGCTTGAGCGCCGCCACGGCGCGCTTTAGTGCCGCGTCACGCCACAGCGCTTCCACCGTTGGGCGCAACGCGGTATCAAAGCGGTTACGCTCATGGTCGCGATAGGGGTCGGTAAAAAACAGATCTTCGGTGATCTGACACAGTTCAGGGTTGATAAAACGTGAAACCGCCGCTTTTTTCTCATGCGGATGCTGATAAAAATCAGAGGTGTGGAACAACACCTGCGCCAGATACTCCCCCACCTGCGCCGCCGCCTGCGGATAGGCCTGACCATCCACCAACTCGCGCCGCCAAATATGCAGATGAGAAAGATCCTCCTGCACCATCACTGCCAACGCCGCATCATGATGCAGCACCTTGACCGTGTGCTGTGGGCAATATTGCGCATGCACCAGCAGGGTTTCCGCTTCAATACGCGCTCTGTCGAGGGTTAACGGCCAGGATTCCCCAACGCAGCGCACATAAGGCAACGCCTGTTTCACAATGACACGGCTCACGCCCTGCGTATCGCGGATTTTAAACACCAGATTAAGGTTGCCATCACCAATTTCATCGGCGACCACCAGCGTATGCGGGTCCGGCACCGCACCAAATTGACGGGCATATTCAACGGCATCTACCGCGCTAAAGGTACGATATAGGGACATCACCACCTCTTCTTGTAACTCGACCATCGATTAATTCGCTATCCGCCATCCGGTTTTAGACATAAAAGCGTTTGGACGTCTATACTTCTGTTTTTCATATTGGCAGAATAAGAAAATCAACGCAATACGCAACAGGAATTTAACGACCCATGCAGAGCTTTAACACACTGAGCCTGAAGGTGACGAATAATCAACTTTGGATCCTCGACCAACAGGCTTTACCCCAGGAAACGGTGTGGCACCCTAGCCCGGATGTGGCGGCGCTGGTTGAACATATTCGTACTTTGCGGGTGCGCGGCGCACCGCTGATCGGGCTTTCCGCCAGCGTGCTGTTAGCGCTGCTGGCAGAAAATGGCATGCCAGTAACCGCACTCGAGCACGCATTGGAAACCCTGCGTGCCACGCGCCCAACTGCCGTCAATCTGATGAACAATCTGGATCGTATGAAACGGGCACTGGAGCAGCCTCAGCATGTTCCCGCACTGGTACAGGAAGCATTGCGTCTGATCGAGGAGGATCGCGCACTGTGTGAACAGATTGCTCAG
This genomic interval carries:
- the mtnK gene encoding S-methyl-5-thioribose kinase, which encodes MSLYRTFSAVDAVEYARQFGAVPDPHTLVVADEIGDGNLNLVFKIRDTQGVSRVIVKQALPYVRCVGESWPLTLDRARIEAETLLVHAQYCPQHTVKVLHHDAALAVMVQEDLSHLHIWRRELVDGQAYPQAAAQVGEYLAQVLFHTSDFYQHPHEKKAAVSRFINPELCQITEDLFFTDPYRDHERNRFDTALRPTVEALWRDAALKRAVAALKHRFLANAEALLHGDIHSGSIFVGPTTLKVIDAEFGFYGPIGFDIGTVLGNLLLNFCGLPGLLAPRDAAAARDNRLQDITALWHAFSVRFSALIEVYGRDPALVESGYAEQFLKHVWQDTLGYAGTELIRRAIGFSHVADLANIVEPQARHACQRHAVELGKTLILTASDIPDAAALLARVRQSGA